The genomic window GGCCGCCGCTAAGCCCGTCCCCGCCAAGGCCGCAGCCAAGCCGAAAACCGCCCCTGCCGCCAAGGCTGCTCCGAAAGCCGCCCCTAAGGCTGCTGCACCCAAACCCTCAGCCAAGACCCCAGTGAAGGCTGCTGCTCCGAAAGCGGCCGCGCCCAAGGCGACGGCGACCAAGCCCGCAGCGGCAAAACCTGCTGCCCCCAAGGCCGCCGCTTCGAAACCCGCCGCCGCGCCGAAGGCCGCGCCTGTCGCCAAGCCTGCCGACCCCGTCGCCGCGCCCAAACCCGCCGCGGACGCCGCACCCGCCGCTGCGGCGTCCGCGCCTACGCCGGCTCCGGCTCCGGCTCCGGCTCCCAAGCCGGTCGAAGCCCCCAAGCCGGCGCCTGCCGCCAAGCCCGAGGAAAAGGGCTTCTTCGCCAAGCTGGGCGACATGATCTTCGGCAAGCGCTGATCTCACTTCCTCTCTGATCCAGCAGATCGCCGGACGGTAAGCCCGTCCGGCGATTTCCGTTGTGATCTTCTCAGTGAAAGTCGCGCGATCCCGGCAGGATACGGACATCGCGCGGATGTCGACCGGTCGGGCTGCGCGGCGCTTGTGGGTATTTCACTGCATCCGCCCGCGACAATTCGACCTGTAAATCATAGTCTTCGGATAGCCGGCGCAACTCGGCCGAGCGGTCCACGACTTTTCGCACCATGATGTGCAGCACGCCTTCGATGCTTTTTTCGACCGTGCCCTCTACCTCCATCAGTCGCGCGGCCATCACCTCGCGCCGGAAGGTCTCGAACAGTCGCGCCCAGATCAGCGCATTCACCACGCCCGTTTCATCCTCCATCGTCACGAAGATGGCGTTGCCCGTGCCCGGTCTTTGTCGAACCAGCACGACCCCTGCCGCACGCACCAGACGACCATGCTTTTGGGCCATGACTTCGGCGGCGCTGAGTACGCGCTCGGCGCGGAACATCGGACGCAAGATCTGCATTGGATGCCCCTTCAGCGACAAACGCGTCGTCTGATAGTCGGTGGCGATATGTTCCTTGAGCGGCATCATCGGCAGGTTCGCCGCCGCTTCTTCTCCCAGTTCTCTCGCCCGCGCCGCCTGAAACAACGGCAGCGGCTCATCGTCGGGCAATCGCCTGACCGCCCACAGCCCCTCGCGTCGATCCAGTCCCATCGACCGAAACGCGTCCGCATCCGCCAGCTTGCGCATCGCTGCGGATTCTACACCCGTCCGTCGCGCCATCTCCTCCACATCAATGAAGGGCGTGTCACGCGCCGTGACGATCCCGTTCGCCCAGGCCTGTTTGAACCCATCGATCTGTCGCATGCCCAAGCGCAGAGCCAAGCCCCGCTCGCCCGGCTCGAGCGTATTGTCCCAGACGCTGTGATTTACATCGATCGGCCGCACCTCGACCTTCTGCGGACTCTCCTGTGTATCCCTCACCAATTGCGCCGGCGCATAGAATCCCATCGGCTGGCTGTTCAGCAGCGCACAGGCGAACACCGCCGGATGGTGGCATTTGATCCAGGACGAGATGTAGACCAGCCGGGCGAATGAAATAGCGTGGCTCTCGGGAAAACCGTAGGAGCCGAACCCCTTGATCTGTTCGTAGCACCGCTCGGCGAAGGCCGGATCATAGCCTCGCGCGACCATGCCTTTGACCATGAGTTGCCCGAAATAGTTCAGGTTGCCGTCGCCCCTGAAGGTCCCCATGGCCTTGCGCATGCCATTGGCCTGTTTGTCGTTAAAGCCGGCCGCGACCATGGCGACCTTCATCGCCTGCTCTTGGAAAAGCGGCACGCCTAACGTCTCCTTCAGGACGTCTTTCAACTCGTCGGGATGGCCATGTCCTTCGCCAGGCGATGGATAGTCGACGGTTTCCAGCCCTTGTCGTCGTCGCAAATAGGGGTGGACCATATTGCCCTGGATGGGTCCCGGCCGAACGATCGCCACCTGAATGGCGAGGTCATAGAACCGCTCCGGCTTCAGCCTTGGCAGCATGTTGATCTGAGCCCGGCTCTCCACCTGAAAGACGCCGATCGACCGCCCCTCCTGCAACATCTTGTAGGTCGAATTGTCGGCGTCGGGGACCGTGTTCAGCTTCAACTCCTGCCTATTGTGTTCAAGCAGCAGATCGAACGCCTTGCGGATACAGGTCAGCATTCCCAGCGCCAGGACATCGACCTTCATCAAGCGCAGCGCGTCGATGTCGTCCTTGTCCCATTCGATAAAGGTCCGATCCGGCATGGCCGCATTGCCGATGGGAACCAGTTCATCCAGTCGATCCTGGGTCAGGACAAAGCCGCCGACGTGCTGAGACAGATGCCGAGGAAACTCCAGCAGCCGCCGGGTCATGGCGATAGCGCGCTTTAAGGTCGGATTGCCGATCTCAAGCCCGGCCTGCTCCACATGACGATCCGGGATATCCGATCCGAAACTGCCCCACTGGCTTCCCGCCAGCCGCGCCGTGACGTCTTCGGTCAACCCCATCACCTTTCCGACTTCGCGAATGGCGCTGCGCGGGCGATAGCGGATCACGGTTGCGGCTATACCGGCGCGGTGGCGGCCATATCGCGAATAGATGTGCTGGATGACCTCCTCACGCCGTTCATGTTCGAAATCGACATCGATGTCGGGCGGCTCGTTGCGGTCCGATGACAGGAAGCGTTCGAACAACACATTGTGCACACTGGGGTCGACTGAGGTTATCCCAAGAACGTAACAGACGGCCGAGTTCGCCGCCGAACCTCGTCCCTGACACAGGATGCCCTGGTCATCCGCAAATCTGACGATGTCGTGGATTGTCAGGAAATAATGGGCGAGCCTTTCCTTTGAGATGAAGGTTAGCTCCTTTTTCAGAAGGTCTCGCACCTTGACCGGCACGCCATCCGGATATTTCAGGGTTTCATAGGTCGCCACCAAGGAAACCAGACGATCCTGCGCCGTCATGCCGGGTGGTACAGGCTCTTCCGGATAGTTGTAGGTGAGTTGGCCAAGATCGAACCTCACCCGCGCCAGGAAGTCCTGTGTCTCGGCTACCGCCTCGGGCGCGTCGGCGAACAGGCGGCTCATTTCGGCGGGCGGTTTCAGGTGGCGTTCTGCGTTCTGATCCAGACGGCGACCTGCCGCCTCCAGGGTCACGCCTTCACGAATACAGCTCACGACATCCTGTAAGTCTCGCTGTTCCACGTCGTGATAGAGGACATCATTGACCGCCAGTAGGGGCGTGCCGGTCTCTGCGCCAATCGCCTTCAACCTCGCCAGCCTTCTACGGTCGTCGCCCATTCGGTGCATTGCGACGCCCAGCCAGACTGCACCTGGAGCGGCCTCGTTCACCTGACCAAGCAAGGAGTCCAATCCCTGCGTCCGACGCGGCGGCATGACGATCAGCAGCAAGCCTTCAGGCGCTCGCAACAGATCGCCTAGACCCAGCTCGCACTGCCCTTTCTTTGCCCGGCGGTTGCCAAGCGTCAGCAGGCGACACAGACGACCCCAGCCCTGCCGATCTTCGGGATAGGCCAGGATGTCCGGCGTCCCGTCGTTGAAGCGCAGTCGCGCGCCCAGGATCAGCTTGAAGGCCTCGGCCCGCGTCTTGATTGTTTCCGGGTCGAGATCGACCGGGAACTTGTCCTCCACGAGTATCGTCTCGCCGGGACCGCCGCCCTGACGCACCTTGTCCGGCGGCGACCAGCCGTCTTGGCGCAGGGTCTTCAACGCACTCCATGCCCGCACCACCCCGGCCAGGGTATTGCGGTCGGCCAACCCCATGCCTGTATGTCCACGCAGGATCGCGCTCAGCACCAGGTGCTTCGGATGCGACGCCCCTTCCAGGAAGGAGAAGTTGCTACGCGTCGCCAACTCGGCATAGGCGGTCATGCGAAAACGCCATGCAGGAACCAGCGTGGCGCCGGCTCCTCGCCGTAAAAACCCGAACGGAACAGCCAGAAGCGCCGCCCCTCCTGGTCCTCGACCCGATAATAATCGCGCGTGGCCTCCAGCGGCCCCCTCAATCTGCGCCACCATTCGGGCGCGATCCGTTCGGGACCTTCGACCCGAACCAGACGATGATCCACGCGACGCCAGATGAAGCGGTTCGGCGGATGGTCGGGCACCTCCGCCGTGGCGAGGATCGGTTGGGGCGGGTCGAACATCTGCAAGGGGCGCAGCGGCGGATCGACGGGATCAGGCTCGGGCCAATCGACCTGTTCGCCGGATGGCAGGGCCGCAGGTGTCAGTCGGACCGCGCGCTCGGGCCAGTGAGACTCCACAAGTTCGAACCGTCTGACAGCCTCGGGCCCCAGGCGCGCCGTCAAGCGATCCACGAGACGTCCCAGATCCTCGGCGCCCGGCGGGATGCGCTCGAAACCGCCCTGACGCGAAGCCAGTCGATCGGTGACAGGCGCCGACAGGCGCAACTGATCAAACCCGAACCCTGGATCCAGCGGCTTGGCCAGCGCCGCCAATCTTTCCCGAAACAGGCGCAGAACACCGGAAGCGTCCCGGCTCGGCCGCCCCGTTCGGACGGTGATATGGCGCACCTCCCCATCCACACGAAAGAAGCTGGCCCGAAAGGCGCGCCCGCCCTGACCGCGCAAATCCAACTGATCCATCACCTCGACGAGCAGATCGCCGATGACGGCTTCGACATCGATCATTTCCGTGATCGGTTCGACCAGGATCCGGCTCACAGCGATCATCATGACCGGCCGTTCGGGTCTTATCCGCGTATCCTCACGCCCCAGGACACGGTTCAGCCGGGTCGCCGCCACTGCGCCAAAGCGGGCGGCGATGGGGGCCGTGGGGCGATCGTCCAGATGCGCCAGGGTCTTCAGCCCAGCGCGCGACAGAGCCTGCGTCTCCTTGTCTGAAAGCTCCAAGGCCGCGACGGGAAGACGACGCAGGGCGTGACGCTGGCTCGAACCCTCGTAAATCCCACTGCTTCCAAACCGCGCCAAGGCACGCGCCGCTTCCGGCGTGCCGGCCATGGCCAGTCGCACCGCCAGACCGACGCGACGCGACCGCGCCTCGACGGCCTGCATCATTCCCATCTCGCCTCCAAACAAGTGGGCGCAACCGGTCACATCAAGCGCCAGGCCATCCAGACCGTCCGTCGCCGCCATCGGCGTGAACCGGCCGAAATCCAGCAGAACGCGCTTCAACAGCGTCGCATCCGCTTCCGGACAATGCACGACCACGCGAATATCCGGCGCCCTGGCCCGCGCGTCCGCCAGCGTCATTCCAGCAGACAGTCCCATCTCCAACGCCTGCCGATTTGCGGCTGCCATCCGCAGCGCGCCCTTCACCTTCTCGACCAGCACGGTCGCCGGCTCAGCCGAAGCGTCGGATCGTCCCTCCTCGCGCCGCAGCCGATCTGTCGACAACAGAGG from Brevundimonas fontaquae includes these protein-coding regions:
- a CDS encoding Y-family DNA polymerase yields the protein MPDINTRNDRRYLSVWFPLLSTDRLRREEGRSDASAEPATVLVEKVKGALRMAAANRQALEMGLSAGMTLADARARAPDIRVVVHCPEADATLLKRVLLDFGRFTPMAATDGLDGLALDVTGCAHLFGGEMGMMQAVEARSRRVGLAVRLAMAGTPEAARALARFGSSGIYEGSSQRHALRRLPVAALELSDKETQALSRAGLKTLAHLDDRPTAPIAARFGAVAATRLNRVLGREDTRIRPERPVMMIAVSRILVEPITEMIDVEAVIGDLLVEVMDQLDLRGQGGRAFRASFFRVDGEVRHITVRTGRPSRDASGVLRLFRERLAALAKPLDPGFGFDQLRLSAPVTDRLASRQGGFERIPPGAEDLGRLVDRLTARLGPEAVRRFELVESHWPERAVRLTPAALPSGEQVDWPEPDPVDPPLRPLQMFDPPQPILATAEVPDHPPNRFIWRRVDHRLVRVEGPERIAPEWWRRLRGPLEATRDYYRVEDQEGRRFWLFRSGFYGEEPAPRWFLHGVFA
- a CDS encoding error-prone DNA polymerase; this encodes MTAYAELATRSNFSFLEGASHPKHLVLSAILRGHTGMGLADRNTLAGVVRAWSALKTLRQDGWSPPDKVRQGGGPGETILVEDKFPVDLDPETIKTRAEAFKLILGARLRFNDGTPDILAYPEDRQGWGRLCRLLTLGNRRAKKGQCELGLGDLLRAPEGLLLIVMPPRRTQGLDSLLGQVNEAAPGAVWLGVAMHRMGDDRRRLARLKAIGAETGTPLLAVNDVLYHDVEQRDLQDVVSCIREGVTLEAAGRRLDQNAERHLKPPAEMSRLFADAPEAVAETQDFLARVRFDLGQLTYNYPEEPVPPGMTAQDRLVSLVATYETLKYPDGVPVKVRDLLKKELTFISKERLAHYFLTIHDIVRFADDQGILCQGRGSAANSAVCYVLGITSVDPSVHNVLFERFLSSDRNEPPDIDVDFEHERREEVIQHIYSRYGRHRAGIAATVIRYRPRSAIREVGKVMGLTEDVTARLAGSQWGSFGSDIPDRHVEQAGLEIGNPTLKRAIAMTRRLLEFPRHLSQHVGGFVLTQDRLDELVPIGNAAMPDRTFIEWDKDDIDALRLMKVDVLALGMLTCIRKAFDLLLEHNRQELKLNTVPDADNSTYKMLQEGRSIGVFQVESRAQINMLPRLKPERFYDLAIQVAIVRPGPIQGNMVHPYLRRRQGLETVDYPSPGEGHGHPDELKDVLKETLGVPLFQEQAMKVAMVAAGFNDKQANGMRKAMGTFRGDGNLNYFGQLMVKGMVARGYDPAFAERCYEQIKGFGSYGFPESHAISFARLVYISSWIKCHHPAVFACALLNSQPMGFYAPAQLVRDTQESPQKVEVRPIDVNHSVWDNTLEPGERGLALRLGMRQIDGFKQAWANGIVTARDTPFIDVEEMARRTGVESAAMRKLADADAFRSMGLDRREGLWAVRRLPDDEPLPLFQAARARELGEEAAANLPMMPLKEHIATDYQTTRLSLKGHPMQILRPMFRAERVLSAAEVMAQKHGRLVRAAGVVLVRQRPGTGNAIFVTMEDETGVVNALIWARLFETFRREVMAARLMEVEGTVEKSIEGVLHIMVRKVVDRSAELRRLSEDYDLQVELSRADAVKYPQAPRSPTGRHPRDVRILPGSRDFH